The proteins below are encoded in one region of Streptomyces sp. NBC_00490:
- a CDS encoding HAD family acid phosphatase, with the protein MTNRRPLVRRMAVTAVSTAALVSLAAPAEAATTEDVGYTTWQQDCRAVMDQALPYLKQRIAAAKPGEKQAIVFDIDNTTLETDFGFSYPQPANEPVLDVAEYAQDHGVSLFFVTARPGIIYSFTDYNLDHVGYDVSGLYVRSFIDLFKDVAAYKTAQRVAIENKGYTIIANIGNNTTDLSGGHAEKTYKLPDYDGQLS; encoded by the coding sequence ATGACGAACCGACGCCCCTTGGTGCGCCGTATGGCCGTCACCGCCGTCTCCACGGCGGCCCTCGTGTCACTCGCCGCCCCGGCCGAGGCCGCGACCACCGAAGACGTCGGCTACACCACCTGGCAGCAGGACTGCCGGGCGGTCATGGACCAGGCGCTGCCGTACCTGAAGCAGCGGATCGCCGCCGCCAAGCCGGGCGAGAAGCAGGCCATCGTCTTCGACATCGACAACACCACCCTGGAGACCGACTTCGGCTTCAGCTACCCCCAGCCGGCCAACGAGCCGGTCCTGGATGTGGCGGAGTACGCCCAGGACCACGGCGTCTCCCTCTTCTTCGTGACGGCCCGCCCCGGCATCATCTACTCGTTCACCGACTACAACCTCGATCACGTCGGGTACGACGTCTCCGGCCTCTACGTCCGCAGCTTCATCGACCTCTTCAAGGACGTCGCCGCCTACAAGACCGCCCAGCGCGTCGCCATCGAGAACAAGGGCTACACGATCATCGCGAACATCGGCAACAACACCACCGACCTGTCGGGCGGCCACGCCGAGAAGACGTACAAGCTCCCGGACTACGACGGCCAGCTGTCCTGA
- a CDS encoding MDR family MFS transporter, producing MADTQTVVEPEDDKQPKSVRVVLLALMITMMLAMLDNMIVGTAMPTIVGELGGLEHLSWVVTAYTLATAASTPLWGKIGDMYGRKGAFMSSIVLFLIGSALSGMAQDMGQLIGFRAVQGLGAGGLMVGVMAIIGDLIPPRERGKYQGMMAGVMALAMIGGPLVGGTITDHWGWRWAFYINLPLGVVALAAISAVLHLPKKRAEARIDYLGAGLLTIGITAIVLVTTWGGTEYAWSSARIMELIGIGVAALIGFVFWQTKAAEPVVPLHIFRSRNFTLMSLIGFITGFVMFGATLFLPLYQQSVQGASATNSGLLLLPMLGAMLVTSMVAGRVTTNTGRYKVFPVVGGALMVVGLYLLSLMDTDTSRLTSGVYMAVVGLGMGCLMQITMLVAQNSVEMKDMGVASSSTTLFRTLGSSFGVAIMGALFNSRVQDVMAERGGAIGAKVTESSAQLDAASLAKLPVAAREAYQHAVSSGTHSAFLLGAVVAVLALVAAVFVKEVPLKGAGPKEETEEAGAPMQVVEAV from the coding sequence ATGGCGGACACACAGACAGTGGTCGAGCCGGAAGACGACAAGCAACCGAAGAGCGTGCGGGTCGTCCTGCTCGCACTGATGATCACGATGATGCTGGCGATGCTCGACAACATGATCGTGGGCACCGCGATGCCGACGATCGTCGGTGAGCTGGGCGGGCTCGAGCATCTCTCCTGGGTCGTGACGGCGTACACGCTGGCGACCGCCGCCTCCACCCCGCTGTGGGGGAAGATCGGTGACATGTACGGGCGCAAGGGCGCCTTCATGTCGTCGATCGTGCTCTTCCTGATCGGGTCGGCGCTCAGCGGTATGGCCCAGGACATGGGACAGCTCATCGGGTTCCGGGCCGTTCAGGGCCTTGGCGCCGGTGGTCTGATGGTCGGTGTCATGGCGATCATCGGTGACCTCATTCCGCCGCGGGAGCGGGGCAAGTACCAGGGCATGATGGCCGGCGTCATGGCGCTCGCCATGATCGGCGGACCGCTGGTCGGCGGCACCATCACCGACCACTGGGGCTGGCGCTGGGCCTTCTACATCAACCTGCCGCTCGGTGTCGTCGCGCTCGCCGCGATCAGCGCCGTGCTGCATCTGCCGAAGAAGCGGGCCGAGGCACGCATCGACTACCTCGGTGCCGGGCTGCTGACCATCGGCATCACCGCGATCGTGCTGGTCACCACGTGGGGCGGTACGGAGTACGCCTGGTCCTCGGCGCGGATCATGGAGCTCATCGGCATCGGTGTCGCCGCGCTGATCGGGTTCGTGTTCTGGCAGACCAAGGCCGCCGAGCCGGTTGTGCCGCTGCACATCTTCCGCAGCCGCAACTTCACGCTGATGTCCCTCATCGGCTTCATCACCGGGTTCGTGATGTTCGGTGCGACGCTGTTCCTGCCGCTGTACCAGCAGTCCGTGCAGGGTGCGTCCGCGACCAACTCCGGGCTGCTGCTCCTTCCGATGCTCGGTGCGATGCTCGTGACGTCGATGGTGGCGGGGCGGGTGACCACGAACACCGGGCGGTACAAGGTGTTCCCGGTCGTCGGCGGTGCGCTGATGGTCGTCGGGCTGTACCTGCTGTCGCTGATGGACACGGACACCTCGCGGCTCACGTCCGGGGTGTACATGGCCGTCGTCGGGCTCGGTATGGGCTGTCTGATGCAGATCACCATGCTGGTGGCGCAGAACAGCGTCGAGATGAAGGACATGGGCGTTGCGTCCTCGTCCACGACGCTCTTCCGTACGCTCGGTTCCTCCTTCGGTGTGGCGATCATGGGTGCGCTGTTCAACAGCCGGGTCCAGGACGTCATGGCCGAGCGGGGTGGGGCGATCGGGGCGAAGGTGACGGAGTCGTCCGCGCAACTGGATGCGGCGAGTCTGGCGAAGCTGCCGGTTGCTGCCCGTGAGGCGTATCAGCATGCGGTGTCGTCCGGTACGCACTCGGCGTTCCTGCTGGGGGCTGTGGTGGCGGTGCTCGCCCTGGTCGCTGCGGTGTTCGTGAAGGAGGTTCCGCTGAAGGGGGCGGGGCCGAAGGAGGAGACGGAGGAGGCGGGGGCGCCGATGCAGGTCGTCGAGGCCGTCTGA
- a CDS encoding SigE family RNA polymerase sigma factor produces the protein MAQGEVLEFEEYVRTRQDALLRSARRLVPDPVDAQDLLQTALARTYHRWDGIADKRLADAYLRRVMINTRTEWWRARKLEEVPTEQLPDASVDDATEQHADRALLMDIMKVLAPKQRSVVVLRHWEQMSTEETAAALGMSAGTVKSTLHRALARLREELESRDLDARALEREERERCTAA, from the coding sequence ATGGCGCAGGGCGAGGTGCTCGAGTTCGAGGAGTACGTACGCACCCGGCAGGACGCGTTGCTGCGCAGCGCCCGTCGCCTGGTCCCGGACCCGGTCGATGCCCAGGACCTCCTGCAGACGGCGCTGGCACGCACGTACCACCGCTGGGACGGCATCGCGGACAAGCGGCTCGCGGACGCCTACCTGCGCCGGGTCATGATCAACACCCGTACCGAGTGGTGGCGGGCCCGCAAGCTGGAGGAGGTGCCGACCGAGCAGCTCCCGGACGCCTCGGTCGACGACGCCACCGAGCAGCACGCGGACCGCGCCCTGCTGATGGACATCATGAAAGTGCTCGCCCCGAAACAGCGCAGCGTGGTCGTGCTGCGACACTGGGAGCAGATGTCCACGGAGGAGACGGCCGCCGCGCTCGGCATGTCGGCCGGAACGGTCAAGAGCACGCTGCACCGGGCCCTCGCCAGGCTCCGCGAGGAGCTGGAGAGCCGTGATCTGGACGCACGCGCGCTGGAGCGTGAGGAGCGGGAGCGTTGCACGGCGGCCTGA
- the disA gene encoding DNA integrity scanning diadenylate cyclase DisA, with product MAANDRAAAPGKSGGSSGAEGLMRASLSAVAPGTALRDGLERILRGNTGGLIVLGFDKTVEPMCTGGFVLDVEFTATRLRELCKLDGGIVISTDGSKILRAGVQLVPDPTIPTEETGTRHRTADRVSKQVDFPVVSVSQSMRLIALYVNGQRRVLEDSAAILSRANQALATLERYKLRLDEVAGTLSALEIEDLVTVRDVSAVAQRLEMVRRIATEIAEYVLELGTDGRLLSLQLDELIAGVEPERELVVRDYVPEPTAKRSRTVDEALYELNALSHAELLELSTVARALGYTGSPEALDSAVSPRGFRLLAKVPRLPGAIIDRLVEHFGGLQKLLAASVDDLQTVDGVGEARARSVREGLSRLAESSILERYV from the coding sequence GTGGCAGCCAACGACCGGGCAGCAGCTCCCGGAAAGTCCGGTGGGAGCTCCGGTGCCGAGGGCCTGATGCGCGCCTCACTGAGCGCCGTGGCACCCGGCACGGCCCTGCGCGACGGCCTCGAGCGGATTCTCCGCGGCAACACGGGCGGACTCATCGTGCTCGGTTTCGACAAGACCGTCGAGCCGATGTGCACGGGCGGTTTCGTCCTGGACGTCGAGTTCACCGCCACGCGTCTGCGTGAGCTGTGCAAGCTCGACGGCGGCATCGTGATCTCCACGGACGGATCGAAGATCCTGCGGGCGGGTGTGCAGCTGGTGCCCGATCCGACGATCCCCACGGAGGAGACGGGCACGCGCCACCGCACGGCGGACCGTGTCTCCAAGCAGGTCGACTTCCCCGTGGTGTCGGTCTCCCAGTCCATGCGTCTGATCGCGCTCTACGTCAACGGCCAGCGCCGCGTCCTGGAGGACTCGGCGGCGATCCTGTCCCGCGCGAACCAGGCCCTGGCGACCCTGGAGCGCTACAAGCTCCGCCTGGACGAGGTCGCGGGAACGTTGTCAGCGCTGGAGATCGAGGACCTCGTGACGGTCCGGGACGTGTCGGCGGTGGCGCAACGGCTGGAGATGGTCCGCCGTATCGCGACGGAGATCGCCGAGTACGTGCTCGAACTCGGCACGGACGGACGTCTCCTCTCCCTCCAGCTCGACGAGTTGATCGCCGGCGTGGAGCCCGAGCGCGAGCTGGTGGTCCGGGACTACGTCCCCGAGCCCACGGCCAAGCGCTCCCGCACGGTCGACGAGGCCCTGTACGAGCTCAACGCCCTCAGCCACGCCGAGCTCCTCGAACTGTCCACGGTGGCACGCGCGTTGGGCTACACCGGCTCTCCGGAGGCGCTGGACTCGGCGGTCTCGCCGCGAGGCTTCCGGCTGCTGGCGAAGGTGCCGAGGCTGCCGGGCGCGATCATCGACCGCCTGGTGGAACACTTCGGGGGCCTGCAGAAGCTGCTGGCCGCGAGCGTGGACGACCTGCAGACGGTGGACGGGGTCGGCGAGGCGCGGGCACGCAGCGTACGAGAGGGCCTGTCGCGGTTGGCGGAGAGCTCGATCCTGGAACGGTACGTGTAG
- the radA gene encoding DNA repair protein RadA, with protein MAARTKTAKDRPAYRCTECGWQTAKWLGRCPECQAWGTVEEYGAPAVRTTAPGRVTTSAVPIGQVDGRTATARSTGVPELDRVLGGGLVPGAVVLLAGEPGVGKSTLLLDVAAKSASDEHRTLYVTGEESASQVRLRADRIKAIDDHLYLAAETDLAAVLGHLDAVKPSLLILDSVQTIASPEIDGAPGGMAQVREVAGALIRASKDRGMSTLLVGHVTKDGAIAGPRLLEHLVDVVLSFEGDRHARLRLVRGVKNRYGATDEVGCFELHDEGITGLTDPSGLFLTRRDEPVPGTCLTVTLEGRRPLVAEVQALTVDSQIPSPRRTTSGLETSRVSMMLAVLEQRGRISALGKRDIYSATVGGVKLSEPAADLAIALALASAASDTPLPKNLVAIGEVGLAGEVRRVTGVQRRLAEAHRLGFTHALVPGDPGKIPAGMKVLEVADIGEALRVLPRSRRRDAPRDEEERR; from the coding sequence ATGGCTGCCCGTACGAAGACCGCCAAGGACCGACCCGCCTACCGCTGCACGGAGTGCGGCTGGCAGACGGCGAAGTGGCTCGGCCGCTGCCCCGAATGCCAGGCGTGGGGCACCGTCGAGGAGTACGGCGCGCCCGCGGTGCGTACGACGGCCCCGGGCCGCGTCACCACCTCCGCCGTGCCCATCGGCCAGGTCGACGGCCGCACGGCCACCGCCCGCTCCACCGGCGTACCCGAGCTGGACCGGGTGCTCGGCGGCGGACTCGTACCCGGCGCGGTCGTCCTGCTGGCGGGCGAGCCCGGCGTGGGAAAGTCGACCCTGCTCCTCGACGTGGCGGCCAAGTCGGCGAGCGACGAGCACCGCACCCTGTACGTCACGGGCGAGGAGTCGGCCAGCCAGGTCCGGCTGCGCGCCGACCGCATCAAGGCCATCGACGACCATCTGTACCTCGCCGCGGAGACCGACCTGGCCGCGGTCCTGGGCCACTTGGACGCGGTGAAGCCGTCCCTGCTGATCCTCGACTCCGTCCAGACGATCGCGTCCCCCGAGATCGACGGCGCCCCCGGCGGCATGGCCCAGGTGCGGGAGGTGGCGGGCGCCCTCATCCGCGCCTCCAAGGACCGCGGCATGTCCACCCTCCTCGTCGGCCATGTCACCAAGGACGGCGCCATCGCGGGCCCGCGTCTGCTGGAGCACCTCGTGGACGTGGTGCTCTCCTTCGAGGGCGACCGGCACGCGCGCCTGCGGCTGGTCCGCGGCGTCAAGAACCGGTACGGAGCGACGGACGAGGTCGGCTGCTTCGAACTGCACGACGAGGGCATTACCGGCCTTACCGACCCGAGCGGACTTTTCCTGACCCGTCGTGACGAACCGGTCCCCGGCACCTGTCTGACGGTCACCCTGGAGGGCCGCCGCCCGCTGGTCGCCGAGGTCCAGGCCCTCACCGTCGACTCGCAGATCCCCTCGCCCCGCCGCACGACCTCGGGTCTGGAGACCTCCCGCGTCTCGATGATGCTCGCCGTCCTGGAGCAGCGGGGCAGGATCAGCGCACTCGGCAAGAGGGACATCTACTCCGCGACGGTCGGCGGAGTGAAGCTGTCGGAGCCGGCCGCGGACCTCGCCATCGCCCTCGCGCTGGCGTCTGCGGCGAGCGACACCCCGCTGCCCAAGAACCTCGTCGCGATCGGCGAAGTAGGCCTTGCGGGCGAGGTCAGACGGGTCACGGGGGTCCAGCGCCGGCTCGCCGAGGCACACCGTCTGGGCTTCACCCACGCGCTCGTGCCGGGCGACCCGGGCAAGATCCCCGCCGGTATGAAGGTCCTGGAAGTCGCCGACATAGGAGAGGCTCTGAGGGTCCTTCCGCGGTCGCGTCGGCGAGACGCCCCACGGGACGAGGAGGAGCGCCGGTAG
- the cseC gene encoding two-component system sensor histidine kinase CseC, with product MRGNLRRLVPARLERTGIRTGLRWKLSAAIALVGALVAIALSLVVHNAARVSMLDNARDLADERIQIAQNNYEKTGLANFPHVEKNDSSLPMPLRHKVEQGRRATYVTDGPGGMPDIWAAVPAKDGNVLSLHTGFTDRSTDILNDLDQALVIGSIAVVLGGSALGVLIGGRLSSRLRKAAAAANEVASGETNVRVRDAIGGVVRDETDDLASAVDAMREALEQRLEAERRVTADIAHELRTPVTGLLTAAELLPPGRPTELVLDRAKAMRTLVEDVLEVARLDSASERAELQDILLGEFVARRVMAKDPEIDVRVVHESMVTTDPRRLERVLFNLLANAARHGRPPIQVTVEGRVIRVRDHGPGFPEDLLADGPSRFRTGSSDRAGHGHGLGLTIAAGQARVLGARLTFRNIRPPGAPDGVPAEGAVAVLWLPEHAPTNTGSYPMMP from the coding sequence ATGCGGGGGAATCTTCGGCGCCTGGTCCCGGCGCGGCTGGAGCGTACGGGCATCCGTACGGGACTGAGGTGGAAGCTCAGCGCGGCGATCGCGCTCGTCGGCGCGCTGGTCGCGATCGCGCTGAGCCTGGTCGTGCACAACGCCGCCCGGGTCTCGATGCTGGACAACGCCCGCGACCTCGCCGACGAACGCATCCAGATCGCCCAGAACAACTACGAGAAGACCGGCCTGGCGAACTTCCCGCACGTCGAGAAGAACGACTCGTCGCTGCCGATGCCGCTGCGGCACAAGGTCGAGCAGGGACGCCGGGCGACCTATGTGACGGACGGGCCGGGCGGGATGCCGGACATCTGGGCGGCCGTACCGGCCAAGGACGGCAATGTGCTGTCCCTGCACACCGGGTTCACCGACCGCAGCACCGACATCCTCAACGACCTGGACCAGGCCCTGGTGATCGGCTCCATCGCGGTCGTCCTCGGCGGCAGCGCGCTCGGCGTGCTGATAGGGGGCCGGCTGTCGAGCCGGCTGCGCAAGGCCGCGGCCGCCGCCAACGAGGTCGCGAGCGGTGAGACGAACGTGCGGGTGCGGGACGCGATCGGCGGGGTCGTACGGGACGAGACGGACGACCTCGCGAGCGCCGTGGACGCCATGCGGGAGGCGCTGGAGCAGCGACTGGAGGCGGAGCGGCGGGTCACCGCGGACATCGCGCACGAGCTGCGCACCCCGGTGACCGGCCTGCTGACCGCGGCCGAGCTCCTCCCCCCTGGCCGGCCGACCGAGCTGGTCCTGGACCGGGCGAAGGCCATGCGCACCCTCGTCGAGGACGTCCTGGAGGTGGCCCGGCTGGACAGCGCGTCCGAGCGGGCGGAGCTCCAGGACATCCTGCTGGGCGAGTTCGTCGCCCGGCGGGTGATGGCGAAGGATCCGGAGATCGACGTCCGGGTGGTGCACGAGTCGATGGTCACGACGGACCCGCGGCGCCTGGAGCGGGTGCTGTTCAACCTGCTTGCCAACGCCGCCCGGCACGGCAGACCGCCCATCCAGGTCACCGTCGAGGGCCGGGTCATCCGGGTCCGCGACCACGGCCCCGGGTTCCCCGAGGACCTCCTCGCCGACGGACCGAGCCGCTTCCGCACCGGCAGCAGCGACCGCGCGGGCCACGGCCACGGCCTCGGCCTCACCATCGCCGCCGGCCAGGCCCGCGTCCTCGGCGCCCGCCTCACCTTCCGCAACATCCGCCCCCCGGGCGCACCCGACGGAGTCCCCGCAGAGGGCGCGGTGGCCGTCCTGTGGCTACCGGAACACGCCCCGACAAACACGGGAAGCTACCCGATGATGCCGTAA
- a CDS encoding TetR/AcrR family transcriptional regulator — translation MGGTMDGTKQRRRGDTRQRIQDVALDLFAEQGYEKTSLREIAESLDVTKAALYYHFKTKEEILVSIFDDLTQPILDLIEWGRQQPHTLETKQEIVRRYSGILANATPLFRFMQENQAAVRELRVGETFKERMQGLRDIMIDPEADLVDQVRYTSAIFTLHAGMFFLQDLAGDPEDKRRAVLEVASDLVTQAHEGARRKP, via the coding sequence ATGGGCGGCACCATGGACGGCACCAAGCAGCGGCGCCGCGGGGACACCCGCCAGCGCATCCAGGACGTGGCGCTCGACCTCTTCGCCGAGCAGGGCTACGAGAAGACCTCCCTGCGCGAGATCGCCGAGAGCCTGGACGTCACCAAGGCGGCGCTCTACTACCACTTCAAGACCAAGGAAGAGATCCTGGTCAGCATCTTCGACGATCTGACCCAGCCGATCCTCGACCTGATCGAGTGGGGCAGGCAGCAGCCGCACACCCTGGAGACGAAGCAGGAGATCGTACGGCGCTACAGCGGCATCCTCGCCAACGCCACCCCCCTGTTCCGCTTCATGCAGGAGAACCAGGCGGCCGTACGGGAACTGCGGGTCGGCGAGACCTTCAAGGAGCGCATGCAGGGGCTGCGCGACATCATGATCGACCCGGAGGCGGACCTGGTCGACCAGGTCCGCTACACCAGCGCGATCTTCACCCTGCACGCCGGGATGTTCTTCCTCCAGGACCTCGCGGGCGACCCCGAGGACAAGCGCAGGGCGGTCCTGGAGGTGGCGTCGGACCTGGTCACCCAGGCCCACGAAGGCGCCCGCAGGAAGCCCTAG
- the cseB gene encoding two-component system response regulator CseB produces the protein MADQTHVLFVEDDDVIREATQLALERDGFAVTAMPDGLSGLEAFRADRPDIALLDVMVPGLDGVSLCRRIRDESTVPVIMLSARADSIDVVLGLEAGADDYVTKPFDGAVLVARIRAVLRRFGHAGGGDRSEESGAAADGGVLTFGELEIDTDGMEVRRAGEPVALTPTEMRLLLEFSSAPGTVLSRDKLLERVWDYGWGGDTRVVDVHVQRLRTKIGQDRIETVRGFGYKLKA, from the coding sequence ATGGCAGACCAGACCCACGTTCTGTTCGTCGAGGACGACGACGTCATCCGCGAGGCCACCCAACTCGCCCTGGAGCGGGACGGCTTCGCGGTCACCGCCATGCCCGACGGGCTGTCGGGCCTGGAGGCGTTCCGCGCCGACCGACCCGACATCGCCCTGCTGGACGTCATGGTCCCGGGCCTGGACGGCGTCAGCCTGTGCCGGCGCATCCGGGACGAGTCGACCGTCCCGGTGATCATGCTGTCGGCGCGCGCGGACTCCATCGACGTGGTGCTGGGCCTGGAGGCGGGCGCCGACGACTACGTCACCAAGCCGTTCGACGGTGCCGTCCTGGTCGCCCGTATCCGCGCGGTGCTGCGCCGCTTCGGGCACGCGGGCGGCGGTGACCGGTCCGAGGAGAGCGGCGCCGCGGCCGACGGCGGGGTGCTGACCTTCGGCGAGCTGGAGATCGACACCGACGGTATGGAGGTGCGCCGGGCCGGGGAGCCGGTGGCCCTCACCCCGACCGAGATGCGACTGCTCCTGGAGTTCTCCTCCGCGCCGGGCACGGTCCTGTCGCGGGACAAGCTCCTGGAGCGGGTGTGGGACTACGGCTGGGGCGGTGACACCCGCGTCGTCGACGTCCATGTGCAGCGACTGCGTACGAAGATCGGCCAGGACCGGATCGAGACGGTCCGCGGTTTCGGCTACAAGTTGAAGGCCTGA
- a CDS encoding M23 family metallopeptidase: protein MSQRVSSRSSRTSLLRTRAAVVAVGLGAAAVLGTGVAAAAETGKTVSWVDPVKKYKLSASFAQSGALWQSTHSGQDFAVASGTQVFAAHGGTVVKAGGNGAGDGPAYGNAIVIKHANKTYSQYAHLSRINVKVGQVVKTGQRIALSGNTGNSSGPHLHFEIRTTANYGSAIDPVAFLRTKGVTV, encoded by the coding sequence ATGTCCCAGCGCGTTTCGTCCCGTTCTTCCCGTACGTCCCTGCTCCGTACCCGTGCCGCCGTGGTGGCCGTCGGTCTGGGGGCCGCGGCCGTGCTGGGGACCGGGGTCGCGGCGGCCGCGGAGACCGGCAAGACCGTCTCCTGGGTCGACCCGGTGAAGAAGTACAAGCTCAGCGCGAGCTTCGCGCAGTCCGGCGCCCTGTGGCAGTCCACCCACAGCGGGCAGGACTTCGCCGTGGCCAGCGGCACCCAGGTCTTCGCCGCGCACGGCGGCACCGTCGTCAAGGCCGGCGGCAACGGGGCCGGTGACGGACCGGCGTACGGCAATGCCATCGTCATCAAGCACGCCAACAAGACCTACTCGCAGTACGCCCACCTCTCGCGCATCAACGTGAAGGTCGGCCAGGTCGTCAAGACCGGCCAGCGCATCGCCCTGTCCGGCAACACGGGCAACTCCAGTGGCCCGCACCTGCACTTCGAGATCCGTACGACCGCCAACTACGGCTCGGCGATCGACCCCGTCGCCTTCCTGCGCACGAAGGGCGTGACCGTCTAG
- a CDS encoding A/G-specific adenine glycosylase — protein sequence MTAPTKPPHSSPSDTPAGPPGGEHLHTPVIDWFDEHARDLPWRRPEAGPWGVMVSEFMLQQTPVSRVLPVYEQWLARWPRPADLAKEAPGEAVRAWGRLGYPRRALRLHGAAVAITERHGGDVPTDHAQLLALPGIGEYTAAAVASFAYGQRHAVLDTNVRRVFARAVTGVQYPPNATTAAERKLARALLPTEERTAARWAAASMELGALVCTAKNESCHRCPIAAQCAWRLAGKPEHDGPARRGQTYAGTDRQVRGKLLAVLREAHAPVPQAALDRVWHEPVQRARALDGLVADGLVEPLSGGLYRLPLT from the coding sequence ATGACTGCGCCCACGAAGCCCCCGCACAGCAGCCCCTCCGACACCCCCGCCGGGCCTCCCGGCGGAGAGCACCTGCACACCCCCGTCATCGACTGGTTCGACGAGCACGCCCGCGATCTGCCGTGGCGGCGCCCGGAAGCCGGGCCCTGGGGGGTGATGGTCAGCGAGTTCATGTTGCAGCAGACGCCGGTCAGCCGCGTCCTGCCGGTCTACGAGCAGTGGCTGGCCCGCTGGCCGCGCCCCGCCGACCTCGCGAAGGAGGCCCCCGGTGAGGCCGTGCGCGCGTGGGGCCGGCTCGGCTATCCGCGTCGCGCTCTGCGCCTGCACGGGGCGGCCGTCGCGATAACCGAACGGCACGGCGGCGACGTACCCACCGACCACGCCCAGCTCCTCGCACTGCCCGGCATCGGGGAGTACACGGCCGCGGCGGTCGCGTCCTTCGCGTACGGACAGCGGCACGCCGTCCTCGACACCAATGTCCGCCGCGTCTTCGCGCGCGCCGTCACCGGCGTGCAATACCCGCCTAACGCCACCACCGCCGCCGAACGCAAGCTGGCCCGCGCCCTGTTGCCGACGGAGGAGCGGACGGCCGCCCGCTGGGCCGCCGCCTCCATGGAGCTCGGCGCGCTGGTGTGCACCGCCAAAAACGAGTCCTGCCACCGCTGTCCGATCGCCGCCCAGTGCGCCTGGCGGCTCGCGGGCAAGCCGGAGCACGACGGTCCGGCGCGGCGCGGGCAGACGTACGCCGGTACCGACCGCCAGGTCCGCGGCAAGCTCCTCGCCGTCCTGCGCGAGGCCCACGCGCCCGTGCCGCAGGCCGCGCTCGACCGGGTGTGGCACGAGCCGGTGCAGCGCGCGCGGGCGCTCGACGGACTCGTCGCGGACGGACTTGTCGAGCCCCTGTCCGGTGGTTTGTATCGGCTGCCGTTGACGTAA